From one Phaeodactylum tricornutum CCAP 1055/1 chromosome 16, whole genome shotgun sequence genomic stretch:
- the PAP-fibrillin-1 gene encoding predicted protein (Proteins called plastoglobulins (PGLs) or PAP/fibrillins are associated with the stromal surface of plastoglobules. These proteins probably regulate the structure of plastoglobules and are highly abundant, especially in chromoplasts. Plastoglobules are often associated with thylakoid membranes, suggesting an exchange of lipids with thylakoids. Signal peptide is predicted. proposed cleavage site is VHA-WQ. Putative transit peptide has serins but is not ChloroP positive.) — MMREQRMLAILWGAGLWFGGSGVHAWQFPNLFTVPIQPSQKFSQGSTAKSGGYSHTHTLPGSLQKQAVLDAVSGTNNGKTATPNQQQTVLRRVRELEQSFPPFRLADASQAARLDGIWYLQYTSPSTVGDNNNNNNNNSEDAWQPSYATEGDSRIETRPFQARGTVSAAGIRVDTANKVVQQILDVSNARVANDVVLEWGRVYVAGSFRPSDMVPNRAVVSFDTAEITVAQQGGTEKGWKIQLGWFFWILSKIRGTTENGWLETTFVDDTLRIGRGNKGTLFVLTRDVDAVQP; from the exons ATGATGCGGGAACAGCGTATGCTTGCGATCCTCTGGGGCGCGGGTCTGTGGTTCGGTGGTAGTGGTGTCCACGCGTGGCAATTTCCCAATCTCTTTACGGTTCCGATCCAACCG TCCCAGAAGTTTTCTCAAGGTTCGACTGCCAAG TCCGGTGGATACTCACACACCCACACCTTGCCGGGGTCTTTGCAGAAACAAGCCGTCCTGGACGCCGTCAGTGGCACCAACAACGGCAAAACCGCCACACCGAATCAACAACAAACCGTCTTGCGACGCGTCCGCGAGCTGGAGCAATCCTTTCCCCCCTTTCGACTCGCGGATGCCTCCCAAGCCGCCCGTTTGGACGGAATCTGGTATTTGCAGTACACCTCTCCCAGCACCGTGGgtgacaacaacaacaacaacaacaacaatagcgAGGACGCCTGGCAACCCTCCTACGCCACCGAAGGCGACTCCCGGATTGAAACCCGGCCCTTTCAAGCACGAGGGACTGTCTCGGCGGCCGGCATTCGCGTCGACACGGCCAACAAGGTCGTCCAACAAATACTCGACGTCTCCAACGCCCGGGTAGCCAACGACGTGGTGTTGGAATGGGGACGTGTCTACGTGGCCGGATCCTTTCGACCCTCCGACATGGTCCCCAACCGTGCCGTCGTGTCCTTTGATACCGCCGAAATTACCGTCGCCCAACAGGGCGGTACCGAAAAAGGGTGGAAAATTCAATTGGGCTGGTTCTTTTGGATTCTGTCCAAAATTCGTGGAACCACGGAAAACGGTTGGTTGGAAACCACTTTTGTCGATGACACGCTCCGGATTGGGCGTGGCAACAAGGGAACTCTCTTTGTTCTCACACGGGATGTCGATGCCGTCCAACCCTAA